In a single window of the Mustela nigripes isolate SB6536 chromosome 17, MUSNIG.SB6536, whole genome shotgun sequence genome:
- the APOC1 gene encoding apolipoprotein C-I yields the protein MRLFLALPVLVVVLAMVLEGPAPTQAAPEISSTFERIPDKLKEFGNTLEDKARAAIETIKQSDIPAKTRNWFSETYSKLKERLKTAFS from the exons ATGAGGCTCTTCCTGGCGCTCCCGGTTTTGGTGGTGGTTCTGGCGATGGTTTTGGAAG GCCCAGCCCCTACCCAGGCGGCCCCCGAAATTTCCAGCACTTTCGAGCGCATCCCGGATAAGCTGAAGGAGTTTGGTAACACCCTGGAGGACAAGGCCCGGGCAGCCATTGAGACCATCAAGCAGAGCGACATTCCTGCGAAGACCCG GAACTGGTTTTCTGAGACTTACAGCAAATTGAAGGAGCGGCTTAAAACTGCCTTCTCCTGA
- the APOE gene encoding apolipoprotein E, which yields MKVLWAALVVTLLAGCWADVEPESPLEGEPKPERELEGEAGWQAGQPWELALARFWDYLRWVQTLSDQVQEDVLNNQVTQELTVLMEETMKEVKAYRAELEEQLGPMASETQARVAKELQAAQARLRSDMEDVRNRLTQYRGEVQAMLGQSTEELRARFASHLRKLRKRMLRDAEDLQKRLAVYRAGVREGAERSVSTVRERLWPLLEQARTRHANLGALATQPLRERADALGQQLRGRLEEVGSRARSHLEEVREQMEEVRAKMEEQANQMRQQAEAFQARLKGWFEPLVEDMQRQWAGLVEKVQAALGTSPTTAAPVETQ from the exons ATGAAGGTTCTGTGGGCCGCGCTGGTGGTCACACTCCTGGCAG GATGCTGGGCCGATGTGGAGCCAGAGTCCCCACTGGAGGGGGAGCCGAAGCCGGAGCGGGAGCTGGAGGGTGAGGCCGGGTGGCAGGCTGGTCAGCCCTGGGAGCTAGCACTGGCCCGCTTCTGGGATTACCTACGCTGGGTGCAGACACTGTCTGACCAGGTGCAGGAGGACGTCCTCAACAACCAGGTCACCCAGGAACTGAC GGTGCTGATGGAGGAAACCATGAAAGAGGTGAAAGCCTACAGAGCGGAGCTGGAGGAGCAGCTGGGCCCCATGGCCTCGGAGACACAGGCCCGCGTGGCTAAGGAGCTGCAGGCGGCGCAGGCGCGGCTGCGCTCAGACATGGAGGACGTGCGCAACCGCCTGACGCAGTACCGCGGTGAGGTGCAGGCCATGCTGGGCCAGAGCACCGAGGAGCTGCGGGCGCGCTTCGCCTCCCACTTGCGCAAGCTGCGCAAGAGGATGCTGCGGGACGCCGAGGACCTGCAGAAGCGCCTGGCCGTGTACCGCGCCGGGGTGCGCGAGGGCGCCGAGCGCAGCGTGAGCACCGTCCGCGAGCGCCTCTGGCCGCTGCTGGAGCAGGCCCGCACGCGGCACGCCAACCTGGGGGCCCTGGCCACCCAGCCGCTGCGAGAGCGTGCCGACGCCCTGGGCCAGCAGCTGCGCGGGCGGCTGGAAGAGGTGGGCAGCCGCGCCCGCAGCCACTTGGAGGAGGTGCGCGAGCAGATGGAGGAGGTGCGGGCCAAGATGGAGGAGCAGGCCAACCAGATGCGCCAGCAGGCCGAGGCCTTCCAGGCCCGCCTCAAGGGCTGGTTCGAGCCCCTGGTGGAAGACATGCAGCGCCAGTGGGCGGGGCTGGTGGAGAAGGTGCAGGCGGCCCTAGGCACCAGCCCCACCACCGCAGCGCCGGTGGAGACACAATGA